AAAAACGTTTTAACAGGATGTTGCGGAGGACGCTAGATGTGACCCGGAGCACCCGTCAAGAGGGGAACGTGCCGCCACCACTGCCCGACGCTGCGGAAAGCCCGTATCCGCAAGGGTCGGTGAAGTTCGGAATCCGTTCGCGGCCAGGACCGGCCGTCCGGTTTCGCGCCTGGTGGACCCCCTCCTCGGGTTGACACGTTTTAATCGAATGACCCAAAGTGAGCGGCGACACAGCAGCGGACGACTCGGGGGCACACAGATTGGGCGCAGACGTGACCGGCCGCTCCGCGCCGCCGCGCCGGACGGTCGGCATCAAGCAGGTCGCGGCGCACGCCGGCGTCTCCCCCGGCACCGTGTCCAACGTGCTCAACCGGCCCGAGCGCGTGGCCGAGGCCACCCGCGCCCGCGTCGAGCAGGCGATCCGCGATCTCGGCTTCGTCCGCAACGGCTCGGCGTCCACGCTGCGCGCCGGGCACAGCAGCACGATCGGGCTGATGGTCCTCGACCTGGCCAACCCGTTCTTCACCGACGTGGCGCGCGGCGTGGAGGACACCGCCAGCGAGCGCGGCTACGCGGTGATCCTGTCCTCCTCGGGCGAGTCGGACGAGCGGGAGCTGCGCAACCTGCGGGTGTTCGCCGAGCAGCGCGTCCGGGGCGTCCTGCTGACCCCGGTCGGCGACGACGGCGAGGCCGCCGACCGGCTGAGCGAGCGGGGCGTCCCGGTGGTCCTGCTCGACCACCCGACGCCGCGCGCCAACCAGTGCTCGGTCGCCGTGGACGACGTCGCGGGCGGCGAGCTCGCGGTCCGCGAGCTGCTGGACGCGGGCGCCCGGACGCTGGCGCTCGTCACCGGCCCGGCCGTGCTGCGCCAGTGCGTCGACCGGCGCAAGGGCGCGCTGCGGGCGCTGCGCGCCGCCGGGCT
The sequence above is a segment of the Actinomadura coerulea genome. Coding sequences within it:
- a CDS encoding LacI family DNA-binding transcriptional regulator; translated protein: MTGRSAPPRRTVGIKQVAAHAGVSPGTVSNVLNRPERVAEATRARVEQAIRDLGFVRNGSASTLRAGHSSTIGLMVLDLANPFFTDVARGVEDTASERGYAVILSSSGESDERELRNLRVFAEQRVRGVLLTPVGDDGEAADRLSERGVPVVLLDHPTPRANQCSVAVDDVAGGELAVRELLDAGARTLALVTGPAVLRQCVDRRKGALRALRAAGLGRDAMREVAVGAMNARSGQEAARRLLEAGPPLPDAIFCANDLLALGVLRVLLQAGIKVPDDVALIGYDDIEFSAAAAVPLSSVRQPTYQLGRIATELLLEECDDSGGHAHQQVMFQPELVVRESSRSALGGPALGRKAL